gctgtctacactatcaaacattttGTGATATATtactgtaccatatttgggcacatcacaccttttttgtcaaactagtttgatagtgtggacagagatTAACTTATTATTTGTCAGTATGTTGGTGCATTAAGAATGTTGGTATTTAATGTACAAGCTCTGGTTTACATGGTGTACAAATTGTTGTACTCAGTTTCTCATATTTGATGAAAAACCATTTCCAGTTCTTTACTTATTTCATATTTTCCTTTCAATTTTACCAAATGTTTTCTTCATCATGTTTCAATCAATGTGACATTTTATGAATGAATATATTGTTGGCAGTCTACTCATGTTTATAATGTAGTCCCACTGTGCAGTAACCTGCCATTCAGTTTATCAAACAGTATCTATAAAATGCAGTTGCTTGTAAGTAATGTAGTCCCACTGTGCAGTAACCTGCCATTCAGTTTATCAAACAGTATCTATAAAATGCAGTTGCTTGTAAGTAATATAGTCCCACTGTGCAGTAACCTGCCATTCAGTTTATCAAACAGTATCTATAAAATGCAGTTGCTTGTAAGTTTTATTGGTCTATTATATTCTTTTATATACACCTAAATacattcctgtcatttgattggacgattgtgggtcacatggcgtgcaatagtactattacatttttaaaaactaacCTTTTGGTCTATAGAACTCCTCTTCTACTGGCATTTGTTGGACAGAGATACGCAGCTTTGGATTGTTGGCAAAACCTGTCAAGGCATCAAACAGTGATGGTATGCTGGAGTCAATATCCATCACGGTGCTTTTTGTATGGTATGGCCTGTGTGTGTTGTTATGTTTACATAAACCTGAAAAACATAAgtataaaatatagaatatagAAAGTATTGGAAAAAGAGTTATCAGTTATTATCACCTTAAATACTTCGGTGTCAATCAAGGACTTAAGAAGATTGGGAAAGCTCtcaaaaaaatatgtaaaagcAGCAGCTATGAATGATAGAATATAGAAAGTGTTGGAAAacagttattttaaaaatctgtattttAGTTAAATGTCAATTTAGCAATACCCGTAAAATAGGCCACATGCAACTAAATACGGTCACTGAATGTGgctaaaaaaaacagtaaaagtTGTAAAAACATCCATAATAAGAACAGAACAGTTACAAAATATTTCACaatctactgtactgtaataatagGTTATGACTTTTTACCaaataaattctatttttatcaCAAGATCAGTAGCAACATTTATTAAAGATGAATCAATTTCTCATACGTAACAAAACTATTCTAATAAAGAAAGTATATTGAATAGTCTAAAAATGCCATAAACAATATGCATCAGAAGGACGTAGTAAAATAGCTTAATGAGTTTTTCAATACAACATCTTTATTTGATTAAGGACACGATATCAATATAAAATTTGAACCATAGGGATTACAATACAGGAAAGACTCAATCTTATAAGGGGAAGTTGTTCAACGACCTTGCTTGTGAATTTTTTACCCAGCTTGTTGAAACTGTCGACTGGTGGCTTGCTTAAACGTGACCCAGGTAAAGTGGTACAATGATTTCCTCATTAGGTTCTACCTTTCCCCTGTATCACCCACTAACGTACAACAACCAACCACTCATTAATTATGTTAGTGGGTGATACTTCCCCTCCCCCTTCTTTATGAATactgttttaatatttgttCCTGTTGAAAATGCACATGGTATTATATTATGGTAAATAAGGTATTTAAAGTTTGGAGTGTGCAGTATCATGTGACCCagctatattattttttttcactatTTCCTTACTACGCCTCATCTTACTCTTACTTCTATATAAACACTATTTTATAAAATCACTTTTGTGAGAATTAACTCGGCTATGATTACGTGCTATTAGtcttttaaactttttcatGGTTTTGTTAATTATAAATCAAGAACTTTTGTAAAATCCAGCACTTTTGAAAATTGCCAGTTCCTCAGCAGAAAGTCTGTGATAACAGATCACTGTGCTCATCTTCTAAACCTGATTAACAAGCACCTGTTGCAGCCAGgccattgataataaaaaataggaaactTCTTCGGAAGCTTGCTTTCAACGGACCTCTATGACAACTAGTTGCTAGGATACCAACTGTCCCCTGATAATGGTCAATTTAAATTTCATTGTGTTTGCTTGGGCTCAGAATGACCTGATGCttctattgtgtttttttagAAAGAAAATGAAACTACTGTTTTACAACTTAAAGTTAAAAGTGGTAAATTTGAACATTTGTTCCAAATGATTTCAAGTATTTTACTCATTAGCAGTTGGACTCTAATACTGATTTTCTAATTAAAACATTCTACTAGCATAGATTTGTTTATAAGCTATGTattgattttcttaaaaaatacaaaaaatcatACAGGACTGAACTGTTGTTCTATGACAGGCTGGACACACTAAatctctgcctacactatcaaactagtgtgatgtgtccaaatatggtagtgatatgcttaaaatggtagtgatatgacataatgtttgatagtgtaagaATTAAACAACAAACATTGTACTATTAATTTTGCAATATATTGACATACAAGTGACCAGTGACACTTCAATTTAGTGACCCACTTCAACATTTTCAAATCATAGTTTGTCACACAAACTGATAAGTTTCTTCTTAATGTTATGTGACTATATTCATTATGATGTGGTCAGCAAGTCTGTCATGATCATGGTGTGGAAATGGATAaagtaaattattttagtttttttcaaCTTCGGGCTATCATTTGACTTGTTCTACCATGATAGTCCTACTTTTGTATACTTACAGTATTTcactaaaaaataaatctatGTCCATTGTTAAAGCTTATAGTATAGGACACTTCTTGCTATTAGTATTGTActcatttatttcaaaacaaaattgaatgaTAAGCCAGGGTAGTTTTTCTCACAACATGTACTTAATTCATTTCATGCCTAATCAATCAATTTCAAATGATGCCACATCAACAGGAAACAAATTTGTCAAACTTTCCATAAAAGTTAACATCCATTCTAATTGAATATCTAGGTCAGAGAGTGggaattatttatataaacgcCACCACCTGCCTTCCCacaattactgtacatttcCATCTGTACCCCAACCACTAACGCACATTCGTGGTTGATTGTTAGGTTAGTGGGTAAAACACCATCTGTATTAAAGTCTCCATGCTTTAACAAAACTTTATCTACAGAATAGAAGGAAAGAATTTATCTAGATTACTGTAGTAATTCATTGTGTTTACTCTGTTCCTGCAGTTATTTGGCTTCTTTGGtactgatactgtacatggtttatTGAATTTCTACATTGAATCATTTCTAAAATTATACGTTACTGTATAGTTTGCAGTAAACAAAtgtagtttactgcagtaactgcagtagaataattttgacatgaccCCTGTTAATTTCAACTCCTTACCATACTTTACTTTATATACTGAATTTAGTCTGTGCTCAAAACTTGATTTCCGTtggatttaaaataatataattataaaatataaatgtaataacTTTCACTTTTGAGGTTTTTAAAGGAATACTGTACTCTTAAAAGGCATTAATACTGTTAGATCGTAACATATAGCTTGCCTATGCGTCCTCAGGGTATATGTACTAGGAGGTGTTTGCACCTTTTATAATTCAATCTTGAAACGtgtgaaattaaattaatatcttTGGACATTGGGACATTTATCGACATGTGTTTTTTATACCCATTGAAAAATCTTAGGACTAGGACtatatattcatttaaatataagatttcTGAGCTTTTTGTCACTTGTTTTTACATTAACTTCTTCTTCCCGGCAGCAGgttatattgtaaatataaatgcaCCCTGACACCTACCCTAATtttaattgtaggcctaattcagataaaaattacattttctgaATGACATGTGTTAAATAATTTACTTGCTCTGGTTGGTTAATTTTTTGCCAACATGATTTAATCTTTATCACTTCAGACCCACTTTATTCAGACTCTACGTGCATAATTCCAATCTTTTGAAAGTACTGTAGCTGGGAAGCAGCTAATTGTGAATTGATTAAGACTTAAAGAATCCGCTGTTACTAATGAATGCCACAAGCATTCAGCTAGTGTGGTGAAAGATACTTCCGTTCTTAAATTCATTCAATTCCCAAAATCCAAATGAGAACAAGTGATGATTTGATGAATAGTTCAAAAGTAATaccattacaaattaatttaatcaagGGAAATACCTAATTCCTAAATGATTATCATCAACTTTGATATACAAAGAGTTCTTTCATTGGATGGTAGATTTCTAAACAAGAATTTTGATTCAATAGTATTAGAATTTATTAGTACTTGGACAAAAATTCATTAGTAGTTAGACAAAAATTCTTTTGTACTTagaccaaaattaattttttacttgGACCAAAATTCATTTATAAATTGACTAAAATTCACTTGTACTTAGACTAAACTTCTTTTCTACTTATACAAAAATTCATTTGTACTTAAACCAAAATTATATGAAAGATttaggacttgaacccaggactgAGATCGataagcaagcatgttaacACCAGTGTTATTTTTTTGTCAAGAGGTATGTGATTCAGGATATACTTAATTTGTTAAGTTCCTGTTATTTAAGTCAGTTTAATGAAGCATTGACTTGAACTTACAGATGATAAGCTTTATGATGTTCAATAAGAAATTgacaatcaatcaattaccaGAGTCCTTATTTCTACTAATTTTAGGTTTTTATTGTGTAGTATTTcatatctttaatttttttgagatagaaataattaattattaaatcttTGTTTGTATACCCTTAATTTTgacaatcaattttattttaagaattaaCAGAACAAAATTCATCCTCAAAATCAATGCATTTCACTAAAATGTTCTTTTGTTGGTTGACTTGCCTGTACATAATCATTTAATATCCTTCATTACATCTCGTCGGGCTAGCAAAGaatatgatttataataataaaaaaatatacttaccCACACAGTCACAGCAGTCAAAATATTCTTCCCCCAAACATTTAGTACAATTTTCACAGCAACTACAATTACCCATAATGCATTTGCCACACGCACCCATCAATTGGCATTTTGTTACTGTTGGTGCACAATTCTCATTACATGACAACACAACGTAAATCAACGCTGTTACTATTATGCCTACTAACATATACGGCTTCATTGTTACctgcaaaagaaaacaaatgttataatgtaaaaatacagaaaaacagAAGGTTTACAGATGTTATGCATAAGTTTGCTGTTTTTATTGGGTTAGGAGATGTATATTACAATGAAATTGTGGgacaataaaaacaacatagaCTTTGTATCTATATCACTGTTTTTGTCAATAATTAGCCTTTTTCTATTTTACTTTTATATGTTCTTTGATACCGGTAAGCTCTTATTAATCATGGCAATGCTCCACAGTACATTGTCTTTAATTTAGTGCAACCAGTAAAATTCCtactgaatattcattagtAGTTTTTTAACATGCAAAGTATATTAATTggattatttaattttaaaaagtaacacaaaattataaaaataataacatttaacaaaaaatatgttACAGAGTAGATAGATTCtgaattaaaaaacaaagttttttttatcaaatatcCCATTTATTTTGTGCCATTTTGTTGTGGCTTGATATAGTATTTGTCTACAATTGTTAAGTAGCTAATTTAATGTCTTTTGAATTTTACCAGAAGGGTAGGATACCGATAGGTGTTCTCccattaaaacaatataaagaTAGAACAAACaaattgcatacagtatttttttcatattttttgtgTAGACATTATTGTGCTCACCTTTGACCTGCCTGAATTTTCCTCAGGGGAAATGGGTGGTAGTGTATGGGTAAAAGTATACCCTGATGGAAGGTGGGGAAATCAGAGGATAAAGTGGGATACAAAAACAAATCTTGTGTCACTCCATTTTTACTGTTTGAAAGTTTGGTAGAAACCTCAATCCTTTTATAAAAACAgcttatgaatattcatcagCTGATTAGTTTTGAAAGACATTAAATTTATAGTTAATAATGTTAATGGTTCGAGTTGTTAATATTATGACTGACAGACAGGTAAAATATGTTTACATGTAAGAATTTGTTTTCACGACGATACATGTAGAAAGCTAATCATACCTTTAAGAACAAATATGACActtattttatgcaattatgTTCTTGCTTTATAAAGGATCTATGTACTATTGTAAATttgcttattaaatttcttagGAATTTTACCAGAAGGGTAGAACACCGTCAGGTGCTACCCAACtatactataaaaatagaaGTTAAACATGTTTTGTAAACATAATGTTAGTGTTTATAtgaatattactgtattactttGTGGTGGAcaaaacatttttcttaaattgttgttgttttggaATTATTGTGATAATTTAAAACAAGGTTTTTTGTGTGCTAATAAGTAGGATATTACTATTTCCAAtattaactaaactaaaaaagCAATTGCAGTGTGTTTTTCATAGGACAATTCATTGTGAAAAGGATACCACTTTAATTTAATGACTTTCATGTGGTTAGTAATTTTCCAAATAGTTGTAAAAAGGAAATTGAAGTAGATCATGCATGGATAATTGGCAAATCTCAATTCAACAGATTTCAATCCTTTCTTCCATCTAAGTTGTTGTCTTAAGAAGTAGAAAGTTTAATTTCTGTTCATTGTTCATCATAATGTGTGAAAGCGCATTAAATAGGTGTTCCTCAAAAAAGGTAACTTACACAAAAATTCTCTgtatattaataacattatgCCGGTTGAGAGAGGCAAGAATTTGACTTCAATTTTTTACTCAAACTGTTTTCTTCTGGTATTTAAATGCTCTTATTttctatttgtttatatttttagtttttgtcTCAAACTAAATATTCATGTGGATTTAATTGCTATTCATAAACATGGTACCTGTTGTTACCAAAATAAATCCTTCATTAAACTAGATTCCATAATTAGTATTTTTTGGACATGTAAAtcttatataataatttcaatggACTTATTTTTAATTACGATAGACATACTTTTAATCACAAATATgatgacatttattttatgcaattatgTTCTTGCTTTATAAAGGATCTATGTACAATTGTAAAGTTGCTTAATAAATTTCTTAGGAATTTTACCAGAAGGGTAGAACACCATCAGGTGCTATccaaaaattgaataaaaatagaataaatatttttagtaatatcATATTCTCATTGTGAGTTAAACACTAGTGTTCCAGACCACAGTTATACTGTACCGTAGCATGAAAAACTGTATTCTCAACTATGTTTTCTTTTGGAAACGCATGGTGTACTACAAACTTATTTAATTTACCCTTTAGTCATCGTAGCTACTTTCGATAACAGTATCATGTTCCTGGTGACAAGTTTTGAACACACAACCTTTGtgtatttcaacattttaaaatgttgcaaTTTTATATCCAGAGTTCCATCCCATTCTGATTGCTTTTCATCAAAGCCTTCGTATCACATTTCACTTTTCACTAACAACATGTGGAGCGTTCCCCAATTAGTTACAGAAACTGTCAGAACCACTTAGGCGGACACATTGTTAAACTTTTTGATTGGTTGATGGATAATATACAAGAAATAAGCCAAATCATTGCTTTATGGTGCTTGCTAGTAATTTGAGTTTGATCTTAAGTCTGCTCCTGTTGGGTTATAGTCCCAAGGGGCTTGTTATTTGAGCAGAATCTATAGCAATTAGCCAACCTTGTAAACTTAAAACTTGATGAAAGGAGTGCTTATTGTTGAAATGTACCAGCCATCTTGTAGCAATTAGTTATTAATGGTGTTTTAGGGTTATAAGATCACAAGTTAGCACATGCTCAGACACCATTAAGATCTTACAATCATTTATTGTTCCTGTAATTCCATGGTCATTAACAAAAAGCAATGTACCCATGTCAATAGAGAAATCAAAATGTCATCACCAACTAACAAACTGCTGTTAATAAAACTGATTTACTGCAAGTTCACCTTTAAGTATGTGCTTGAATTGACTGGCTGATGATTGGTAAAATTCAACAAGCGAaggttttgtttttgttcttgTTCGTATACCGTTTGAGAGTGATGTAACACTTTGTAATttcatttatctgtttttgtatatctcagagcaagtaatttctatgtatgtaatgtaaagtaatttctatgtatgtaatgtaaagtaattttccactgatgaatgagTGAATAAAGTATTGCtataaatattctttaaaaaatcattaCAAAGTAACAAAAAAGGTAGGGATACAGCATAATAAACCAGGTTGTTAATTAACACATGGTATTACTACCTGTACAGTACGTTAAAATACAACTAAACTTAATCCTATGCTTTGGAGTAATAAGGAAACCATCAAGTACGTACTTGCGTTCTTGAGCTTCCATTTCATACAACGCATTAGAATCAAACATAACACCTGTAAGTAATGCTGGCAATGAGAATACTCAAGAGGACGATGTTGAAATCAGATACTAGAACTTGTCTACTTTATTCAGGTTGTTCACCTTTCATTCTTTTTTTACCACTGCCCTTAGCGTTTAAATAAAAAGGTTTAATGCGAAAACGAAACTATTAGGTTAACATGATTCCTCCAGTGACAATGTGAAAGAAAACATAATGGATACAACCAATGTTGAAAGTTGAATTTATGAGTTATCTAATGACACTGTTATGTTGGATTACTATGTACTACAACATGAAAAACATTTGAAAGTTAACATCATTTTTCAATAGATACAgtaacattaatgtttttacCCACCATAAtcttatttatattgttaaacaaaatgGTTGATGAAACAtcgaagaaagaacaataattaaaactgttacatCAAAAAGTTGATCGACGACGTTTTTTCTAAGattgtttattttacttttgcTGTCTTTAATAAACTTGTTTAATTCATGCAAGAAAGTAATTTGTAAAAGTAAGTAATTTGTAAGTACAATAGCAATCAATTAACAGTTGTTTATATGTTGTTGGATGACACATAGTGAACTTGTTGCATTTATCACTAATAACAAGCCCACACACAGATCAATGAAAAGCATAATTAatgttaaagccccattccctacgttttttagatctaatttaagatcacaaactatatttaatgtaaaaataatactataaggtcctattgcgataacttttttcgtctttaaacggttaaaaatgtgaaaaataagtcgattttaataattatagcggcccgctataaatcccaaaatgcattgcgcgcggattgatattgttgtttttcacctgtaattcgcccacttttcgatcgatcgtgaggccaaaacaaatggaagactcccaacttttcagcgaaaatatcgggttttccccaatttgtatcaacggagtctggcaaaaatagaaagacaattaatgcagcaactatacaacgtcaggctaggtatatagctagcgtacgatgttcgtacgttaccgatgtttaccagctaggcctaaaaaactaagcttagccaggctaggcctaagaccgtccacgagaggtcgatcgccgcgagctacttaggtagtgcattgtttctcactttttatcataatttaccataaaacgtacatttaagacaaggaatgacatggtttaatgtttttaaagtgatatatatgtattattttccaaaaaacgtccaaaattgcagggaaggggtctttaaacaaTAGGCAAAGATAAAGTCAAACCAAACCAACATGGCCCATGTTGATAAGGCTGTTTTTGTACTTTCAAACACAGGTGCAAACAATTATATGAAATGTCCAAATATGGCAGGTCACTAAAAATCGGTCACTTTCAAAGCATGACCTGAGTCCCACGAGCTACAAAAACCAAAGGGTGGTCAAGAAGCGGGTGTCTGAccaaattaaaatgtttccttAAATTATCTATTCAAACTCGTTTATATTTAACAGAAAAACCACTTCAAAGAGCATGTGTTCTGGTGCACTTTTGTTTCAGGTTAATATTTGGTTTTTGTCAATCTATTCAAGTACTGTAAACATGGGACTATTTCATGTTCAACTTCTACAGTATAAAAGAAAttcaaaattacatttattttcttcaaaaaaaTTCATAACATTACACATCatattcatataacttttcacattgtcaaaaaaagtaaattaaataaatcatagGTGAATCTAAGAAGAGGCTAACTTCCCCTCCTCCCCACACTATGTTTTGAACGCTGCAATGCATAAGGTCAGCACTTCATTTTACAATTGTTAGGCCCTCTAACCCttcccctatttcaaaatcctctggtaatacattaataataacagATAAGCCTGCCTTTGTGAAATCATCACATTAAACAATCTTACATCTGTTTCCGATAAAAAGGCCCAAGGTTCTGTTGCTTCAACTGGGAATATTATCAACCAACATGTTAACTGAAGCCACGAGGTTTGAAAGTTTTATGCTATTACGTCACACAATTCTATTGGTTTCTCCTGATTTAATCTGTTCATTGATTTCACACATG
This region of Antedon mediterranea chromosome 8, ecAntMedi1.1, whole genome shotgun sequence genomic DNA includes:
- the LOC140057813 gene encoding twisted gastrulation protein homolog 1-A-like, with the translated sequence MKPYMLVGIIVTALIYVVLSCNENCAPTVTKCQLMGACGKCIMGNCSCCENCTKCLGEEYFDCCDCVGLCKHNNTHRPYHTKSTVMDIDSSIPSLFDALTGFANNPKLRISVQQMPVEEEFYRPKGVEFAELSNRTCVVTFFDDCLSQEKCERACSTMGASRARWFHNACCECMGHTCESYGKNYPHCRECGV